From the genome of Macrobrachium nipponense isolate FS-2020 chromosome 29, ASM1510439v2, whole genome shotgun sequence, one region includes:
- the LOC135206199 gene encoding clotting factor G beta subunit-like: MAKQHPTEEEQVEFNVPTTKPPTTTTVITHDPPFITVPPTTPFTTPFTTTTSTVKTTFITHDPLFSTPFTTTTSTVKTTFITHDPPFVTTPPTTHNGTTTGANSTTRPSTSSNTSVPGTNITTNASITAPNATTTARTNATTSAYSANVTTNSSTALNATTTVGANSTTSTPSSNATSVANGTSVPVIKRLFCDEECGRSTVTVPRIVGGQDATLNEYPWMVNLNIDANGFVSPATCGASIIKKSWILTAAHCVVDPNTMTLFRNLTVEATFAEYDVSNDTETASFTVAPKYVFVHPQYKKGLNAQDSEDNDIALLYLDGNLTFGTTVKPLCMPRPEDYVAEKQVVATGWGTTSHNGQTSNTLKEVALNLKSPQNCTTLNQNAPETYIITDNMICALGNNKDTCQGDSGGPLITQSDDGRWVQLGVVSFGYRCAEPNVPGFYTKLSNYVNWIENVTLSSGC; the protein is encoded by the exons ATGGCAAAACAGCATCCCACAGAAGAAGAGCAAGTTGAGTTCA aTGTGCCAACTACAAAACCACCAACGACTACAACAGTTATAACCCATGACCCACCATTTATTACAGTGCCTCCGACTACACCATTTACTACACCATTTACTACAACAACTTCAACAGTTAAAACCACCTTTATAACTCATGACCCACTATTTAGTACACCATTTACTACAACAACTTCAACAGTTAAAACCACCTTTATAACTCATGATCCACCATTTGTTACAACACCACCAACCACACATAATGGCACAACAACTGGAGCAAATTCTACTACAAGACCTTCAACATCTTCAAATACAAGTGTACCCGGGACCAACATTACTACAAACGCTTCAATAACAGCACCTAATGCAACTACTACAGCTAGAACCAATGCAACCACATCTGCGTATTCAGCAAATGTTACCACAAATTCTTCAACCGCACTCAATGCAACAACTACAGTCGGAGCCAACTCAACCACATCAACGCCCTCATCAAATGCAACTTCAGTCGCAAATGGTACAAGTGTTCCTGTAATCAAAAGGCTCTTCTGTG ATGAGGAGTGTGGTAGATCTACCGTCACAGTGCCAAGGATCGTGGGTGGGCAAGACGCAACTTTGAACGAGTATCCTTGGATGGTTAATCTGAATATAGACGCTAATGGCTTCGTTTCTCCTGCGACCTGCGGCGCGTCCATCATCAAGAAGTCATGGATATTAACAGCGGCGCACTGCGTTGTTGATCCTAATACAATGACCTTGTTCAG AAACTTGACAGTTGAAGCCACCTTTGCCGAGTATGACGTCAGCAACGATACAGAAACTGCCAGCTTTACGGTTGCCCCAAAATACGTCTTCGTTCACCCCCAATATAAAAAAGGACTTAATGCCCAAGATTCA GAGGACAATGACATCGCCCTTTTGTACTTGGATGGAAATCTTACATTCGGAACTACCGTCAAACCTCTCTGTATGCCAAGACCTGAAGACTATGTAGCGGAAAAACAAGTTGTGGCTACTGGATGGGGGACGACCTCTCACA ATGGACAAACCTCCAACACACTCAAGGAGGTGGCTTTGAACCTGAAATCTCCACAAAACTGTACGACTCTCAATCAGAATGCTCCTGAAACCTACATTATAACCGACAACATGATATGCGCACTTGGCAACAACAAAGATACCTGTCAG GGTGACAGCGGAGGACCCCTAATCACTCAGTCTGACGACGGGCGATGGGTCCAGCTTGGGGTCGTCAGCTTTGGATACAGGTGCGCCGAACCAAACGTTCCAGGTTTCTATACGAAACTCAGCAACTATGTAAACTGGATCGAAAACGTGACTCTGTCGAGCGGTTGTTAA